The Kineococcus rhizosphaerae genomic interval GGAGTTCTTGCGCCTGGCTTCTCCGCCCGATACCCGATAAGCACCGCACAAAACGTCGATGCACCTCTGCCTTTGCTCAACCCACTCATCGGCGAGCTGAGTCATGGCAAAAACACCTGCGAGCCGTTCAGGACCTTGACCTGACCCCAGCTGTCGGGCTGCGTCGATGAAACGCTTCTCCCGCTGCTCTTTAACCCACTTCACGTCTTCTTCGTCATGCCGCCGCCTTGCGGCTTGCTGGTCGATCGACTGTCGCTCCTTGGCGGCGTCAGCTTCTCGGGACCGACGTTCTTCAGCGGCTTTAGCTTCGGCGACCTGGCGTTTGTCTGCTGCTTTTACTGCCTGTTCTGCTGCCCGCACGCTGCGGCGGCTGGCCTGAACCCCGAAGCCGGTAGCCGCCGCGGCTACGAGCGCCGCGGCCGTCACACCGATGGGGATCCTGGCGTCGTTGCGTGCAGCGGCGAGGGCGGCTTGGTCGACAGGGTGCTCGGTCTGCGGGGCTGCGGACACAGTTCGCGTCGAGGTCTGCGGGGGGCCAGAAGGCTGGGGCGCGATCGTCACGATGATCGTCGGGGTGGCCGTAGGGGCGGATGTAGCCCGGAAGCTGCCGGGGTGGACGTAGAGGATCGGCAAGACGCCGATCGCAACGTAGATCAAGATGACCGCTGCAGCGCCCACCACGGCGGCCTTCCGATGCCGCTTCCACCAGCGGGCTGGACGTCGCCACCACGGCAAGGTCTTCGCGATCACTCATGCAACGTAGCGGGACGAGACGTCAGCGGTACGTGGTCCCGCTAGGTACTTTCCCGCCCTAGTCGAGCTCCGCGTCCTCGGGGTCTTCCTGGTCGAAGCCCATGAGCATGCCCCACACCTCAAGGTCCCCGACCGAGGTGAGCAGCTCGTCGAGCGTCCAGGCAGGCCATGCTGCTCGTCCATGAGGTGCTGCACGCGCGCGACAGGAACGTTGACGGGGTCGATGTGACCTTTGCGCCGGCGCAGGAGCCGGATCGTGTCATCTCCTTGGGAGGGGAGGACGACAGCGTGGGCCATCGTGTGGCGGTGTTCCACCAGCGCTTGCAGCAGCGGGATGAAGAGCGGTCGGGCTTGGGCGAACGTCGCGGGGCCCAGGTGCTGGCGGCGGCGGGGTACAGCCGTCTCTTCCATGACTCCCTTGAGCAGCCCCATCCGCTCCTGCCAGCCGAGTCGGGGCATGACGTCGGCGTAGAGGGTCCAGACGGCCTCGGTCGTGCGGGCGAGGCTCACGGCCAGGACTAGGTCGACGCGGTCTTCGAGGACAGCGACCAAGCCCAGGAGCTCGGAGCGCATGAGATGCACTCGTTGCTCGTTCATCGCGGCCGTCTTGGAGTCCATCACCGCACCGTAGGAGTCGAAGGGTCGTCATGCGGGACGACGGTGCCCACCTTGAGCATGTCGCTGACGAAGAAGCGCCAGCGGTCCTCAGCACCTACTGACCCTCGCCGAGCGCTGAGGTCGTCGGAAGGTACCCGGCGTCCCTCGGTGATCAGCGGCCGCAGGTCGGACACGATGACGAGCTGCGGGCGCGCAGTGGCGCAGTCGAACGGCACGTACAGCCACCACGTACCGGGCAGCAGCTGCGCAGTCCTGATCTGGCGCTCGTAGAGGTCGAACGACGTGTGCTGGCTCTGCTTCGTCTTCATCTCGATGACGCGGTCGAGTGAGCCATCGGCACGGTAGGAGGCGAAGTCTGCGCTCAGCCGGCCGGGGTGCTCTCCAGCGACCGCGGAGGCTCGTCGCTCGAGGTCGGCGATGTGAGGCAGGCCATTATACCAGCCGCTCTCCATGCTCTGCAGCGTGCGACCTTGGTTCGCCTCGTAGTCGGTGACGAGCCTCCGGCCTACCTGCATGGCGCCTGTCTCTCCGAGCATGGCTGGAGGATGCCAGCCTGCGACGTGACGCGGCCCGAGGAACGGCGCGACCCAGCCTTCATCTCGAGCAGACCCACCAGGGACCCCAGAGCGGCTCTGCTTGCTGGCAGCCGATGACCAACCCGGGCCACGACACACCACCATGATTGCAAAGTCGCAACCGCAGTAGTAAGATTGTTTGCATACTCGTAGGAGGGAGGTGAACATGGACAAGGACACGAAGAAGCTGGTCAAGGCGATCAAGGCTCAAGGGTTCACCGTCACTCCCACCCGGCGGCGACACCTGCGAGTCGTGAAGGACGGTCATCAGGTCGCGGTCCTGGCAGGTACCGCCAGTGACTACCGGTCGTGGCGCAACGCCATCGCCGACCTACGCCGAGCAGGCTTCCAGTGGCCACCGAAGCGCTGACTCAGCAGTCACTCAGTGCTGATGCACGAAGCGGTCGGGCCCAGTCGAAGTGGGCCCGACCGCACCGAACATCTTGCCTCTGCTTTCGTGTCCGACGCCACCGCTCAACCAGCACCCAGTCACATTTCAGCGATCCATGCCGCAAGACCACTGGCCTCCGCCGACCCTCGACGAAGGCACCCGGTTGCAGCACCTGCTGCAACCGCCGTAGCGAACCCAGAAAGGGGTTGATCACCGTGACGTGGTTCAACGTCCAGGTCCAGCTGGACCTGCCCGCCGCCCGCCTCGACGACGACTTGACCGACGCCCTGCTCGAGGACCTGGAGGACTTCCACACCAGCCTGAGCTCGCACGACGGCCTCATCACCGCTCGCCTGTCCCTGCAGGCCGCCGGCCTGTCCCAGGCCACCCGCCAGGCCATCGCCGTCACCGAGCAGGCCGCGGCGAGCGCCGGCAGCCCGGCGCAGGCGGTGGCCGTGACCGCGATGACCGAGCAGGAGTTCACCAGCCGTGAGGGCTGGCCGCAGGCCCCGACCGCCCTGCCCGAGGCGCAGGCGGCCCCGCAGCCGGACATGACCCTGAAGGAGGCTTCCTTGCTGCTGGGCATCACCCGCCAGGCGGTCACCCGGCGCCTGCTGCTGCCGGTGGACCACCCCGACCACCTGCGCGGGTTCCGTGACGACACGCGCCGCTGGCACGTGGAGGCCATCGATGTCCGGCGCGCTGCCCAGCGCCGCGAGCAGACCTCCAGCGCCGGCACCGCCTCCCCCGGGACCGACAGCAACCCGGCACCAGCAGATGAAGCCACCGCCGCGGCGGAGGCGAGTGCCGGCGCGATGGTCGAGCACCAGGACCACCCTCACGACGGCGAGGTCGCAGGCCGCTCGCAGGCGCCGGCCGCTCGCCGTGCCCGTCCGCGTCGCGCCGCTGGAACGGCGGCGTCATGAACTTTCCGGAGGAGTCCGCCATCAGCCCGGCCAGCGCCAACCCGTCCAGCATCGACCCGCCCGGCATCGACCCGCCCAGTGCCGACCGGGCGCTCAACATAGCTGTGGAGACGCACACCCGCACCGAACTGCGCCGGCAGACTCACAAGGTGTCGGCGAACCTGCGCGAGCTTGCCGACCGCATCGAGCGTGCCAGCGAGTCCCTTGACCAGATTGCCTCAGGTGAGTCGGTGACGTCCTATGCCGACGTCGCAGCGGCGGTACAGCACCAGGTCGTGGTGACCCTTTACAACACCCCCCTGCACGTGCTGACGCAGCTGGCCTCGCAAGCGGACGCCGCCCGGGCGCTGGCTACGCGAGAGGATGCGCCGTCGTGAGCACCGCCGACACCGACCCGGACCTGCAGGAGCGCGGCGGCCGCGGCGGACCGCGCCGTGGCGGCGCGTCAGCCGCTCACTCCGACCTCCGCACCAACCTCCATGCCAACGGCGACGTCACCGCGAGGTTGAGCCGGCGCTCACGCCGGCCGCGGCTGGTGCGGCACATCCATGCCGAGTGGATCAAGCTGCGCAGCCTGCGCTCTTCGCGCTGGCTGCTCATCGCTGCCGCGGCTGCTGTGCCGCTCGTCGGTGTCGCCCTCATCGCCGCCCTGTTGATCGATGAGGACGGCTCCACCCGACCACGAGTCTTCTTCGACGCCACCTTCATCGGCGCCCAACTGTCCAGCCTGCTGCTGGGCGCCCTGGGTGCAGGAACCATCGCCGGGGAGTTCTCGACCCGAACTGCGATCACGACCTTCACCGTGGCGCCGGCCCGGGCCTCGGTGCTGGCGGCCAAGGCCGCGGTCCTGTGGACCGTCACGGTCCTGGCCGCGGCGCTCGCGGTGGGACTGACGTACCTGCTGACCAGTTGGCAGTTGTCCTCCCATGACCTCGCCACCTCCCTCGGGGGCGCCGGAGTTGTTCGGGTGCTGCTCGGTGAGGTGCTGTACCTGTCGGGCATGTCGGTCCTGGGGTTGGCTATCGGGGCGCTGGTGCGCAGCACCGCAGCCTCCATCGGGACCCTCGTGGTGCTGCTCTATGCCGTTCCCCTGACCTTGGCTCTGCTTCCCGGGTCGGGGCCGGCGCAGTTCTTCAACCGCTGGTTAGTGACCAACACGTTGACCAACTTCACGCACCTGCGTGCCGACGACCTTCTGCTTACCCCTGCGGCAGGGGCTGCGGCGTTCATCGCGTGGATCGTGGTGCTCTACCTCGCCGGAGCCATCCGACTGCGACGCGCCCGGATCTGAGGACCACCATGCCCGCTGCACGCCGCAGTCAGATCAGCAACAGGCCCAGCAGCCCGATCGGAGGACACGTGGCAGCACAGTCCAAGCCGACACCACCGTCGTCGGCGAGACCGTCGACATCCTCGACGTCGTCGTCGATCACCGGCGCTGCCCCCCGGCGGACGCGGTGCCCGTCATGCCGTCGTCCACACGCCTCGGACGATGACTGGGCGGCGTTTCTGAACAGCGAACCTGCCTGCCCAGGGGATGACTGCGCCTGGGGCGCCGACCGCTGCTGGGACCGGGACTGCGGCATCCCGGCGGACGCGGTCGCCTCCATCGCTGCCCGAGCCCGCAGGATGAGAGGTCGACACACCTGGGCTCAAGTGCCTCACCTCGCGAGCGACGTGATCGGACAAGCAAGCCAGGTCCTGCCCGTGAACTGAGCCTCCGATGATCGACCCCCCTCCCGACTCAGTCCCTGCTGGCATGTCTCAACCACGAGGCATCGGCGTGGTCGACCCGGTCACCGATACGCCAGGTGAGCAACATGAACAGGCGGCCAGATCAGGGACACCCCGGGACGAGGCCGAAACCGTTGCGGGCCGTCGCGATGGCCTCCATGAGGCCGAGTTGAGGCCCGGATCGTCGAACGACTGAACGGGGTGCTGACCCGGCACCCACGTTGCGTAATCGTCATGCGGGTGTTAGTTTTTCTGTGTTGGACGGACAGCGACCGCCAACATCACACAGGAGCCTTCTGGAGGCACCCACCATGAACCCTCGTCACCGTCCCCTGCGACACGCACCCACTCACCACCGCCGGCACGCCACCGAGCACCAGCAGGCCAGCGCCCAACCGCTGGAGGTCACCGCTGTCGCTGAGGCCGACGCGCCGGCCGTCTCCTTCCCCTCCCCGGACCTGCCGTTCGTCCGCGTCCTGGGAAGCGTCCACGTCGACAACGTCGCACCCTGGCACCGGCGGCAGGAGACGTTCACCGCCTTGACGGCTTACCTGGCCTTCAACCCCGGCGCGCGCCGTCGCGACATCGGCGAGCAGCTCCTGCAGCACGTCACCCCGAAGTCCACCCTGGCGCCGCGCATGTCGGAGATGCGGCGATGGTTGGGGCTGCACCCGCTCAGTGGGGAACCGCTGCTGCCGTCCGGGCGGGAGGGGTACCGACTGCACGAGGACGTGACCACCGATCTGCACCTGCTGCGGCAGTTGGCTCGCAGTTCTCGCGAGGAGGACCTGCGCCGCGCGATGGATCTGGTTAGCGGAGTTCCGTTCAGCGGAGTTCGCCAGACCTGGTTCTGCTGGTCTGGCGATCTGTACCTCGAGGCGCACACCCTCATCGCGACGGTGGCCTCGCGGTTGAGCCGAGCGCAGCTGCAGCGCGGAAGCTTCCGGGAAGCGGTCCACACCACGACCCGCGCCCTGGCCATCGATCCTGCACACGAAGGTCTGCGTCGCACCCAGCTGCGTGCCCTGCACTACCTCGGCGACACCAGGGGGCTGCAGCGCAGCCTGCAGCAGCTGCGGGCCACCAACGACGCCTTGGACGTCCAGGACGAGCCTCAGACTCGTCGTCTGCTGTGCGCGCTGCGCCAGCACACGCGCATCTGCTGAGCATCCCCCGACAGCCATCCCCGCCTACTCGCACGCGTCCACCGCCGGCACTGCGCCGTGACGGTGACCGCGTACCCGCCGCCCAACGCCACAGGCCCACCGCTGTGGGCCCGCCTCAGTCACCCATCCCCTTCGACACCCTTCACCCCGCATCGACCCTCTGGGAGATCGCCATGCACCGCCCACAGCCTCCTCGCCGACCCACGGCCTCCCCGACCGGCGTCAGCGACCTGTCCGCCTCCTGCCACGTTCTGTCTGCCCAGCACACCGCCTTCGTCGTCGGCGCCCGCTTGCACGCGCGCTGGCCGCAGACGTCCTTCCGGGTCCAGGTCTGCGACCAGACGGTGACGGCGGGCCCGCCCAGGGGCCAGCAGCACCGGCTGGAGGGACTCAACATCGAGTGGAGCGACGGGCCCTGCCGTGCGGAGGTGGACGAGGCCGTCGGCTTCTTCCGCGGGGTCGAACCCGACGACGCGGGCGGAGTCGACGATCACCTGCGCCGGCGCGAGTCCCTGCTGGCGACGCCCACCGGTCACGTCGTCCTGGTGCACTACCGGGTCGGGTACGTCCTCCTGCGTCGGCGCTTGAGCGCCAGCTACCGCCGGCACCTGCGGCCCTTGGCGGCCGGCTTGCGCGACCACGGTCGTCAGCTGGTCCTGGAGCAGGAGCGTCTTCGGGCCAGCACCGCTCAGGCTGCGGCTGAGGAGGCGGCCCACAGCGCCGCGCAGGACGCGGACCAGGGGCTGGACCACCCGAGCGGACCGGGAGCGCGCGCGCCGCACCGGTCGCCGGTACGCGAGCTCGAGGGCGCGCAGCTGACGGCCGCCGAAGCGCGTCTGCTCGATCTGCCGGAAGCCACCTGGACCCCCTGGGGCATCCACCATGGCACCGACGCCGACCTGATGGAGCTGCTGGCCTGCCACATCAGCCCTGAAGCGGCCAAGGCCCTGGGAGGCGTCCCCGTCTCGCTGCAGGTCTGTCTCCTCCTGCTGCTGTGAGCTCTGCCCTGATCAGCTGGCGAGGCGAACGGGGCCAGGCGGCTGCGCCTGGGCGGCTCCGTGTGCCCCCCAGCGTCGCCGGGTCCGCCCGGCAGGAGAAAGCACGCCGGCTGTCTGCCCTGAGCGACGACCACGATCGGGAGGGGCCAGCAGGTGAGGTCCTATACTTCGCGACGATGGTGGTGTCGGCGGAGGCATCCGTTGTCAGCGCTTCGTCTGGTTTTCATGGGCTGGGCGAAGGTCAGCGAGTCAACCGTGACCGCGCCGTGTGCGTCTGACGCACCGGTGACGTCGGGGCTGGGGATGCGGTTTCGCTACCGCTTTGATCCAGCCCGCGGGGTCTTCGCCGGCTCCAGCATCACCCTCGTCGGCGCTGGGCGGCGCACCTCGACCCCTCGAGGACCTGCTTGAGGACCCGCTCGACGACCCGTAGGACGACCCGAACGATGGAGGACCCGGCCGTGGCACAGACGCCCCAACCCGACGCAGCGTTGGTGCAGACGGCCCTCGAGCAGCTGATCGAGCTCGCG includes:
- a CDS encoding protein NO VEIN domain-containing protein, with translation MLGETGAMQVGRRLVTDYEANQGRTLQSMESGWYNGLPHIADLERRASAVAGEHPGRLSADFASYRADGSLDRVIEMKTKQSQHTSFDLYERQIRTAQLLPGTWWLYVPFDCATARPQLVIVSDLRPLITEGRRVPSDDLSARRGSVGAEDRWRFFVSDMLKVGTVVPHDDPSTPTVR
- a CDS encoding ABC transporter permease yields the protein MSTADTDPDLQERGGRGGPRRGGASAAHSDLRTNLHANGDVTARLSRRSRRPRLVRHIHAEWIKLRSLRSSRWLLIAAAAAVPLVGVALIAALLIDEDGSTRPRVFFDATFIGAQLSSLLLGALGAGTIAGEFSTRTAITTFTVAPARASVLAAKAAVLWTVTVLAAALAVGLTYLLTSWQLSSHDLATSLGGAGVVRVLLGEVLYLSGMSVLGLAIGALVRSTAASIGTLVVLLYAVPLTLALLPGSGPAQFFNRWLVTNTLTNFTHLRADDLLLTPAAGAAAFIAWIVVLYLAGAIRLRRARI
- a CDS encoding AfsR/SARP family transcriptional regulator gives rise to the protein MTAYLAFNPGARRRDIGEQLLQHVTPKSTLAPRMSEMRRWLGLHPLSGEPLLPSGREGYRLHEDVTTDLHLLRQLARSSREEDLRRAMDLVSGVPFSGVRQTWFCWSGDLYLEAHTLIATVASRLSRAQLQRGSFREAVHTTTRALAIDPAHEGLRRTQLRALHYLGDTRGLQRSLQQLRATNDALDVQDEPQTRRLLCALRQHTRIC